In a single window of the Gemmatimonadota bacterium genome:
- a CDS encoding YbaB/EbfC family nucleoid-associated protein produces the protein MNLRPGETLDDGRTLADSSKNAPSRGRSDRARTTRDAELAKRAVEARAGGGLVQVEVDGHLALRRLVIAPELLEGRDADLLADLIMSAIAEAQRRADALAATDPDPTPA, from the coding sequence ATGAACCTTCGTCCCGGTGAGACCCTGGACGATGGACGGACGTTGGCAGATTCCTCGAAGAACGCACCCTCACGCGGCCGGTCCGACCGGGCCCGCACCACGCGCGACGCCGAACTGGCGAAGCGTGCGGTCGAGGCGCGTGCAGGCGGCGGATTGGTGCAGGTGGAAGTCGATGGCCATCTGGCGCTGCGGCGCCTGGTGATCGCCCCCGAGTTGCTCGAGGGGCGCGATGCCGATTTGCTGGCCGACTTGATCATGTCGGCGATCGCCGAGGCGCAGCGCCGCGCGGACGCCCTGGCGGCGACCGACCCGGACCCGACTCCCGCGTGA